From a region of the Robbsia betulipollinis genome:
- the pxpB gene encoding 5-oxoprolinase subunit PxpB — MSRPTIQPLGDSAFFVAAPAPATLACQSRVWKVAERARHWPHIVDVVPGMNNLTIVFDPLAADAPALARQLEQAWSETSKPAADTGRIVDVPVHYGGAHGPDLPEIARHAGMPTEDVAALHAAGRYTVYFLGFQPGFAYLGGLDPRLHTPRRATPRLQVAAGSVGIGGEQTGIYPAASPGGWQLLGRSDLVFFDPQRESPCLMQPGDQVRFTIASVTA, encoded by the coding sequence ATGTCGCGTCCCACGATCCAGCCGCTTGGCGATAGTGCCTTTTTCGTCGCCGCACCCGCGCCCGCGACGCTGGCATGCCAGTCCCGCGTGTGGAAAGTCGCCGAACGGGCCCGCCACTGGCCCCATATCGTCGATGTGGTGCCGGGCATGAACAATCTGACGATCGTTTTCGATCCGCTGGCGGCCGATGCCCCCGCGCTCGCCCGCCAGCTCGAACAGGCATGGAGCGAAACGTCGAAACCCGCCGCCGACACGGGCCGGATCGTCGACGTGCCCGTGCACTATGGCGGCGCCCACGGGCCGGACCTGCCGGAAATCGCCCGGCATGCCGGCATGCCGACGGAAGACGTCGCCGCGCTGCATGCCGCGGGCCGCTACACGGTGTACTTCCTGGGATTTCAACCGGGTTTCGCCTATCTGGGCGGACTCGACCCGCGTCTGCACACGCCGCGCCGCGCGACCCCGCGCCTGCAGGTCGCGGCGGGCTCGGTCGGCATCGGTGGCGAGCAAACCGGCATCTATCCGGCGGCGTCGCCGGGCGGCTGGCAATTGCTGGGGCGTTCGGACCTCGTTTTCTTCGACCCGCAACGAGAATCGCCATGTCTGATGCAACCGGGCGATCAGGTGCGCTTCACGATCGCGAGCGTGACGGCATGA